One genomic region from Anopheles bellator chromosome 2, idAnoBellAS_SP24_06.2, whole genome shotgun sequence encodes:
- the LOC131211659 gene encoding aldehyde dehydrogenase 1A1-like, with the protein MANPSQEIKYKQIFINNQFVNAVSGKTFPTVNPSTGKKLADIAEGDKADVDLAVKAAKKAFERTSPWRQMDASARGLLIWKLSELVERDANVLANLESLDNGKPFPNAMYDVQGSMKTLRYCAGLADKVGGDTVPSDGPHFSYTRREPVGVVGQIIPWNYPLAMLVWKWGPALAAGCTIVMKPAEQTPLTALYMAALSKEAGFPDGVINMVPGYGPTAGAAISSHPEIRKVAFTGSVEVGKIIMAAAATSNLKKVSLELGGKSPLVICEDANVEEAAKIAYMAVFENQGQCCIAATRTFVHENIYDKFVAKAAELAKARKVGNPFTAGTVHGPQIDDTQYKKILGYIEKGQKEGAKLVTGGKAVGTEGYFIEPTIFANVTDDMTIAKEEIFGPVQSIIKFRTLEEAIERANNTSFGLAAGIITNDLTKAITFSHSVEAGSVWVNTYLAVVNQAPFGGYKQSGIGRELGKNALEGYLETKAVTIRLPAKY; encoded by the exons ATGGCCAACCCAAGCCAGGAGATTAAATACAAACAG ATTTTCATCAACAATCAGTTCGTGAATGCGGTCAGCGGTAAGACCTTCCCGACGGTGAATCCATCGACGGGCAAGAAGCTGGCCGATATCGCCGAAGGCGACAAGGCTGACGTGGATCTGGCGGTGAAGGCAGCCAAGAAGGCGTTCGAACGCACGTCCCCATGGCGTCAGATGGATGCGTCGGCCCGTGGTCTGCTGATCTGGAAGCTGTCCGAGCTGGTGGAGCGGGACGCGAACGTTCTGGCCAACTTGGAATCACTGGACAACGGCAAACCGTTCCCGAACGCGATGTACGATGTGCAGGGTTCGATGAAAACGCTTCGCTACTGCGCCGGCCTCGCCGATAAGGTCGGCGGCGATACGGTGCCCTCGGATGGCCCGCACTTCTCCTACACCCGCCGCGAACCGGTCGGTGTGGTGGGACAGATCATCCCGTGGAACTACCCGCTGGCGATGCTGGTGTGGAAGTGGGGACcggcgctggccgctggctgtACGATCGTGATGAAGCCCGCCGAACAGACACCCCTGACGGCGCTGTACATGGCGGCCCTCTCGAAGGAGGCTGGCTTCCCGGACGGCGTGATCAACATGGTGCCCGGCTACGGACCGACGGCCGGTGCCGCCATCAGCTCGCACCCGGAAATTCGCAAGGTCGCGTTCACCGGATCGGTGGAGGTCGGCAAGATCATCATGGCGGCCGCAGCCACCAGCAACCTGAAGAAGGTGTCGCTCGAGCTGGGCGGCAAAAGCCCGCTCGTTATCTGCGAGGACGCAAACG TGGAGGAAGCGGCTAAGATTGCGTACATGGCGGTGTTCGAGAACCAGGGCCAGTGCTGTATTGCCGCGACACGCACGTTCGTGCACGAAAACATCTACGACAAGTTCGTGGCGAAGGCGGCGGAACTGGCCAAGGCACGCAAGGTTGGTAACCCGTtcaccgccggcaccgtgcACGGACCGCAGATTGATGACACGCAGTACAAGAAGATCCTCGGCTACATCGAAAAGGGTCAGAAGGAGGGTGCCAAGCTGGTGACCGGTGGTAAGGCAGTCGGTACCGAGGGCTACTTCATCGAGCCGACCATCTTCGCCAACGTCACGGACGATATGACGATCGCGAAGGAGGAAATCTTTGGCCCGGTCCAGAGCATCATCAAGTTCCGGACGCTGGAGGAAGCGATCGAACGGGCCAACAACACGTCGTTCGGACTGGCGGCCGGTATCATCACGAACGACCTGACCAAGGCGATCACCTTTAGCCACTCGGTCGAGGCCGGCTCGGTCTGGGTGAACACGTACCTGGCCGTCGTGAACCAGGCACCGTTCGGTGGCTACAAGCAGTCCGGCATTGGCCGGGAGCTCGGCAAGAACGCGCTGGAGGGTTACCTGGAAACGAAAGCCGTCACCATCCGGCTGCCGGCAAAGTACTAG
- the LOC131209012 gene encoding trans-1,2-dihydrobenzene-1,2-diol dehydrogenase-like translates to MGPLRWGIASAGKISHDFANAVNTLPATDHQLVAVAARKLEDAQKFAQQHAIGTAHAGYEALAKNPNVDAVYIGSVNNAHYEIGLLMLDHGKHLLCEKPLCMNEAQARRLMQRAADRKRFLMEAIWSRFFPHYRAVRERIERGELGEVREVEVHFGFQLADVDRLRLKSLGGGTTLDLGVYTIQVCLWAFGGVAPTKIVASGVTNEEGVDMEVTAELHFPGGGIGRMKTSALKELKNTATITGTKGSMTLHSFWCPLTLTDLDGTVREDTLPTARLPFNFHNSCGLRYEADEVGRCIRAGKLQSETVSHADSALIARIEDEIRKQVGVTFPEDTQFAP, encoded by the exons ATGGGTCCTCTGCGCTGGGGCATTGCGAGTGCGGGCAAGATTTCGCACGACTTTGCGAACGCTGTCAACACGCTaccggccaccgatcaccagctggtggccgtggccgcccgGAAGCTGGAGGATGCGCAAAAGTTTGCCCAACAGCACGCCATCGGGACGGCCCACGCGGGCTACGAGGCCCTGGCGAAGAACCCGAATGTCG ACGCCGTGTACATTGGCTCGGTCAACAATGCGCACTACGAGATCGGACTGTTGATGCTGGACCACGGCAAGCACCTGCTGTGCGAGAAGCCGCTCTGTATGAACGAGGCCCAGGCTAGGCGGTTGATGCAGCGGGCCGCCGACCGGAAGCGGTTCCTGATGGAGGCGATTTGGTCGCGCTTTTTCCCGCACTACCGCGCAGTGCGCGAGCGCATCGAGCGCGGGGAGCTGGGCGAGGTGCGCGAGGTCGAGGTGCACTTTGGCTTCCAGCTGGCGGACGTCGATCGGCTGCGGTTGAAGAGCTTGGGCGGTGGCACTACGCTGGACCTCGGCGTGTACACCATCCAGGTGTGCCTGTGGGCCTTCGGTGGCGTGGCCCCGACGAAGATCGTCGCGTCGGGCGTCACGAACGAGGAGGGTGTCGACATGGAAGTCACCGCGGAACTGCACTTCCCGGGCGGTGGCATCGGGCGTATGAAGACCAGCGCGCTGAAGGAGCTGAAGAacacggccaccatcaccggcaccAAGGGCAGCATGACG CTGCACTCCTTTTGGTGCCCCCTCACGCTCACGGATCTGGATGGTACGGTGCGGGAAGACACGTTGCCCACCGCACGCCTCCCGTTCAACTTCCACAACAGCTGCGGTCTGCGGTACGAGGCGGACGAGGTGGGCCGCTGCATCCGGGCCGGGAAGCTGCAGTCGGAAACGGTGTCGCACGCGGACAGTGCACTGATTGCGCGCATCGAGGACGAAATCCGGAAGCAGGTCGGTGTGACCTTTCCGGAAGACACCCAATTTGCGCCGTAA
- the LOC131210613 gene encoding LHFPL tetraspan subfamily member 2 protein, translated as MCGKLLITARGVTWFLTTVLACMTLLAAIVLPTWLIGPELIPIENGDGNFTIYRQPSVGIYNRCKRMGGGEYNCGNFDLYGLATDPSIFPVPWKFTMTLMCVGTILLAMTLVCTLTTCFRVHTFCGRSVYKLIGIFQGVAAMMVLCGFIIYPLGWSEPRVKSLCGLDAEAYYPSDCNLGEALYLGATGVMLAFFSAIGSARAESAYYSVKAQQRMEEGQVLVCVP; from the exons ATGTGTGGCAAATTGCTTATTACGGCACGTGGCGTCACCTGGTTTCTGACCACTGTCTTAGCCTGCATGACCCTGCTGGCTGCGATCGTGCTACCGACATGGCTCATCGGACCGGAACTAATCCCGATCGAGAACGGCGACGGCAACTTCACCATCTACCGGCAACCATCGGTGGGAATCTACAACAG ATGCAAGCGGATGGGCGGCGGCGAGTACAACTGCGGCAACTTTGATCTGTACGGGTTGGCCACGGATCCGAGCATTTTTCCCGTGCCCTGGAAATTCACCATGACGCTGATGTGCGTGGGAACGATCCTGCTCGCCATGACGCTCGTTTGCACGCTCACGACTTGCTTCCGGGTCCACACGTTCTGTGGCCGCAGTGTGTACAAGCTTATCGGCATCTTTCAAGGTGTGGCTGCCATGATGGTGCTGTGCGGATTTATCATCTATCCGCTGGGGTGGTCCGAACCGCGCGTGAAATCCCTCTGCGGCCTGGACGCCGAGGCGTACTATCCGTCAGACTGCAATCTCGGAGAGGCTTTGTACCTTGGAGCCACCGGCGTTATGCTCGCTTTCTTCAGTGCCATTGGGAGCGCCAGAGCAGAATCGGCGTACTACAGTGTCAAGGCCCAGCAGCGCATGGAAGAGGGACAGGTGCTCGTGTGTGTGCCTTAA
- the LOC131209983 gene encoding dnaJ homolog subfamily C member 21 — protein MKCHYEVLGVPRTANDDEIKKSYRKLALRWHPDKNLDNPEEANQQFLRVQAAYDVLSDMHERTWYDNHREQILRGGHTDYEDNSLDVFAYFTTSCYKGYGDDPGGFYAVYGEVFHKLATEEVEFLETEEEFEAIPKFGDSQSDYDSVVRQFYGHWEGFCTKKSYAWLNPHNVAEIRDRRVLKAIEKENKKVQQKARKERNEEIRSLVLFVKKRDRRVLAYKKLLEERATQNRLKSQQNRLEQIRRHQQEIERNSSNHFNEAYEEQLRKLEASYADSSEEDSNPECDGATNGLGEAMAGLSVGQDENGDESFYVDDLYCVACDKMFTNRKSYENHESSRKHRQNVELLRQEMREESALDNGLSEEVKQQENIDEDTQHSEVLATSDEEALGPEPAQEVKVKSKKNKGKKKVLNHTSVIKSSDDERVKDDDTREEPDLAGLRLGKKAGAGALDGSDDDTNWTANSGNKKSKKGKAKPKTDSGAQKSKTVAPPKESEEPPVEVASSKANGGQHSDDEGDTSSTEHSCVTCNVRFPSKNKLFEHLKKTGHSVYIDKLKSAKAAATATGGGTKGKRRGK, from the exons ATGAAGTGTCACTACGAAGTGCTTGGGGTGCCCCGTACCgcgaacgatgatgaaattAAGAAATCCTACCGGAAGCTGGCCCTCCGCTGGCATCCGGACAAAAATCTGGACAATCCGGAGGAAGCGAACCAGCAGTTTTTGCGCGTGCAGGCCGCGTACGATGTGCTCTCGGACATGCATGAGCGAACCTG GTACGACAACCACCGGGAACAGATCCTGCGCGGAGGGCACACCGACTACGAGGATAACTCGCTGGACGTTTTCGCGTACTTTACTACCTCGTGCTACAAGGGGTACGGTGACGATCCCGGGGGCTTCTACGCGGTGTACGGCGAGGTTTTTCACAAGCTTGCCACCGAGGAGGTAGAGTTTCTCGAAACCGAGGAAGAGTTCGAAGCGATCCCCAAGTTTGGCGACTCGCAATCGGACTACGACAGTGTCGTGCGACAGTTTTACGGTCACTGGGAAGGTTTCTGCACGAAGAAAAGTTACGCCTGGCTGAATCCGCACAACGTGGCCGAGATACGCGACCGACGGGTGCTGAAGGCTATCGAAAAGGAGAATAAGAAAGTGCAACAGAAGGCACGGAAGGAGCGTAACGAGGAAATCCGAAGCCTGGTGCTGTTCGTGAAGAAGCGCGATCGACGGGTACTGGCCTACAAGAAGCTGCTTGAGGAAAGAGCTACCCAAAATCGGCTAAAATCGCAACAGAACCGACTGGAGCAGATACGGCGCCACCAGCAGGAGATCGAACGGAACTCGTCGAACCATTTCAACGAGGCGTACGAGGAACAGTTACG GAAACTGGAAGCATCTTATGCCGATTCATCCGAAGAGGACAGCAACCCTGAGTGCGATGGCGCTACGAACGGACTCGGCGAGGCGATGGCCGGCCTCAGCGTGGGTCAGGACGAAAACGGTGACGAAAGCTTCTACGTCGACGATCTCTACTGTGTGGCGTGCGACAAAATGTTCACGAACCGCAAGTCGTACGAAAACCATGAATCTTCCCGTAAGCATCGACAAAACGTTGAATTGTTGCGCCAGGAGATGCGCGAGGAATCGGCACTGGACAATGGCCTTTCGGAGGAAGTGAAACAACAGGAAAATATCGACGAAGACACGCAACACTCCGAGGTCCTTGCTACTAGCGACGAGGAAGCGCTAGGACCGGAGCCGGCCCAAGAGGTAAAAGTGAagtcgaagaaaaacaaaggcaaaaagAAAGTTCTCAACCATACTTCTGTGATAAAATCGTCCGATGACGAGCGAGTGAAAGATGACGACACCAGGGAGGAACCCGATTTGGCAGGCTTGCGATTGGGAAAGAAGGCCGGCGCAGGCGCTCTGGATGGCAGCGATGATGATACGAACTGGACTGCCAACAGTGGCAATAAAAAGTCAAAGAAagggaaagcgaaaccgaaaaccgattCCGGTGCGCAGAAGAGCAAAACTGTTGCACCACCGAAAGAGTCGGAAGAACCGCCGGTCGAGGTAGCCAGTTCCAAAGCGAATGGAGGCCAACATTCGGACGATGAAGGAGACACTTCATCCACCGAACACTCGTGCGTCACCTGTAACGTAAGGTTTCCCTCGAAGAACAAACTTTTCGAACACCTCAAAAAGACTGGTCACAGCGTGTACATCGACAAGCTGAAATCGGCGAAAGCTGCAGCGACTGCCACCGGAGGTGGCACGAAAGGCAAGCGGAGAGGCAAGTGA